Proteins encoded together in one Oncorhynchus masou masou isolate Uvic2021 chromosome 3, UVic_Omas_1.1, whole genome shotgun sequence window:
- the LOC135507663 gene encoding junctional cadherin 5-associated protein-like yields the protein MYSVDDLLISHGYKLPKTSVPCPSSTSSASAPCEKQHHVAATTDCHREIPAAENQRPGRVGSLNGYEQAADRGACVFRSSSRQALLAKVYPGSGDNESGGERNQRRKEAGSGNLGDSLAQPLGDSLATDSGFYDAPSLTYSEQIERREQLDERDVSYWRRRGQDFSVLLDYADGRELRASASFLKASEVAWRPQALIAEDHRGEREKQQQKQLWDDTPISWLREADAAPGQLRVLTGVTGVTGLTGVTGVTGVTGERKCQSLGTEEWKPAVGLGRQLSDGEGERWAQDQQHRLRTPESAGFILPRTRGKSQSLPRVLSPDGTTEHTDTQSSLVSVQLRPGQVDRQRVNSTVFSGPYSRYYHSAAVGRDRWARNSWQSGGHVALLPKPRFSRPVKPPSYEIHQQTRGSQEMLSVAVVDEQTGSKQQKDNRPVYHPRGGELQRQDYFAQHSAIFGMEPPGYIPPPSYKRAPPPIRGGPINRNEVVNYKWRGEMQIQMQMPVSSETGRWFSRQTGGSWLEHYGDRGIPYRKQVNPNPNLNPGYTEEHLGHVHYLPFDDPRVRHISGGPGGNSLTDSDKLIRNINKEIPCAKVLGQSTHDSAFSPPHGLSLNTDSRKTSVNDNDGSSTRWCHRGLINKGSVDSVAPDQSCGNYPTAFQVRPPPQQIRLVDQGVSETVTQVKKKEPDSSEKEKPRKPDSSEKAEKVEKKSVKKKLSETIFCLVSVPIPPTPGSTSHDQNNNDEKPPSPVRPPSPVDSPSENKTGHLTNQSLQSTSSAEAELQALTGSIASSRSSSKIVRKLPIKPPKINHHKELKLSGSWPGNQYRDQETQTSPEARKRQPPPPPPPGPENKEAQDPQVPAPGSPDPGVTPDPSSVGSTAFSYPIKGVKSLKPSSNSAFSRTATFSISSQLNKSTAQPPAAAPPPPPPSGNTMEAKPAATCSGQEGFGQFLLKPVSRRPWDAIEELETINKELQDQQQQPQQQSSKRPSVDQCIEDLNEAYKDILELGTASNNVPNNGGAVQIPERIKIRLAGEAGLSKPSSLRRSIESWTVSVDPEYREVKSAFSRPAERKSVTFSKQLREELPVPPRDPTGFREYRVVSNLSQRRSSCSGRSVKLDLSSPSETPPPCDFTGPSDFIDSPSDPSEIRDLSPTTPTTHTAAEVPWADRQPMQDASTLTSPPDYEDICQSLQKTRDPEVNKTLTAKSKLGGGRGNAVPPGGASLDSEEECPICKKESESQMSRPSPMSPLHEESSPDLSDQSSATIVGDSSPQGAETYEEPAEDEVDTKLSPVSCSNRSEAQTLCQDWREQLSLTDDKNVGGCAAAEKTNQNQATKDLNNLYEVKCAEGIPENESIEERAARILGIDVPAESLVTGERRAREPETDEIELRESEPTAGEDPERSNANEQTLQTHVRDTDGQELQGNEPPQDTPERIRSAKWTQLGRETPGMLEFPPDRLPLSVPMNPDQKLSHSLEGERRGRGASQHIEALQDKLAASPSHQVAIERLARMKVVDSVSRMRLSIRSTDSGEVDGEAEGEASRGVEQVEENAVLPAPSQSDTVDDREVKLEDDREASEDTVLQDEEVSSVSEA from the exons GTTCTATGACGCTCCCAGCTTAACCTATTCTGAGCAGATCGAGAGAAGAGAGCAGTTGGATGAGAGGGATGTCTCCTATTGGAGGAGGAGAGGCCAGGACTTCAGTGTCCTTCTGGATTACGCCGATGGCCGGGAGCTGAGAGCGTCCGCTAGCTTTCTGAAGGCCTCTGAGGTGGCATGGAGGCCACAGGCCCTGATAGCAGAGGAccacaggggggagagggagaagcagcAACAGAAGCAGCTATGGGATGACACCCCCATCTCCTGGCTTAGGGAAGCTGACGCGGCTCCTGGACAGCTGAGGGTtttgactggggtgactggggtgactgggttgactggggtgactggggtgactggggtgactggggagCGAAAGTGCCAGAGCCTGGGCACAGAGGAGTGGAAGCCTGCGGTGGGTCTGGGGAGGCAGCTGTCAGATGGGGAGGGCGAGAGGTGGGCTCAGGACCAGCAGCACCGCCTGAGGACTCCAGAGAGCGCAGGTTTTATCCTTCCCAGAACCAGAGGGAAGTCCCAGTCCCTCCCCAGAGTGCTGTCACCGGATGGAACTactgaacacacagacacacagtccagCTTGGTCAGTGTCCAGCTTCGACCGGGCCAGGTTGATAGACAGAGAGTGAACAGCACCGTCTTTTCCGGGCCTTATAGTCGGTATTACCACAGCGCCGCAGTTGGCCGGGACCGGTGGGCCAGAAACAGTTGGCAAAGCGGCGGTCATGTTGCACTTTTACCAAAGCCCAGGTTCAGCAGGCCTGTCAAGCCTCCATCGTACGAGATACACCAGCAGACTAGGGGTAGCCAGGAGATGCTTTCTGTAGCTGTAGTAGATGAGCAAACTGGGTCCAAACAACAGAAGGACAACAGGCCTGTCTATCACCCAAGGGGTGGAGAACTGCAGAGACAAGACTATTTCGCACAACACTCCGCAATCTTTGGCATGGAGCCCCCCGGTTACATCCCGCCCCCGTCTTATAAGAGAGCCCCTCCCCCAATCAGGGGAGGCCCAATCAACCGCAATGAAGTGGTGAACTATAAGTGGAGGGGGGAGATGCAGATACAGATGCAGATGCCTGTGAGCTCAGAGACGGGAAGGTGGTtttccagacagacaggagggtcgTGGCTGGAACACTATGGGGATCGAGGTATACCCTACAGGAAAcaggttaaccctaacccaaatctTAACCCTGGATACACCGAGGAACATCTGGGGCATGTTCACTATTTACCCTTTGATGATCCGCGAGTGAGACACATCTCAGGAGGGCCTGGCGGAAATTCTCTCACTGACTCGGACAAGCTTATCCGAAACATCAACAAAGAGATTCCCTGCGCTAAGGTTTTAGGACAATCCACACATGATAGTGCCTTTTCCCCCCCACATGGGCTATCTCTCAATACCGACAGCCGCAAGACATCTGTCAATGACAACgatggtagtagtactagatggTGCCACAGGGGTTTAATAAACAAAGGAAGTGTAGACAGTGTAGCTCCTGACCAGAGCTGTGGTAACTATCCAACTGCTTTTCAGGTTAGACCGCCCCCTCAGCAGATCAGGCTTGTGGACCAAGGTGTGTCAGAAACTGTGACTCAAGTGAAAAAGAAAGAGCCTGACTCCTCAGAGAAAGAAAAACCAAGAAAGCCTGACTCCTCAGAGAAAGCAGAGAAAGTAGAGAAAAAGAGCGTAAAAAAGAAACTTAGCGAAACAATATTCTGTTTGGTGTCTGTTCCCATCCCCCCAACGCCGGGCAGTACGTCCCATGATCAAAACAACAATGATGAGAAGCCGCCAAGCCCAGTCCGGCCACCAAGCCCAGTGGACAGTCCGAGCGAGAACAAAACTGGCCACTTAACAAACCAAAGTCTCCAAAGCACATCTTCAGCAGAGGCTGAGCTGCAAGCACTAACCGGTAGCATAGCAAGCAGCAGATCAAGCAGCAAAATAGTGAGAAAACTTCCCATTAAACCCCCCAAAATAAACCATCACAAGGAGCTGAAACTCTCGGGATCCTGGCCTGGGAACCAGTACCGTGACCAGGAGACTCAAACTAGCCCAGAGGCCAGAAAGCGtcagcctccccctcctcctcctccaggtcctGAAAACAAGGAAGCACAAGACCCTCAAGTCCCTGCCCCAGGTTCCCCCGACCCAGGCGTCACCCCAGACCCTAGCAGTGTGGGCAGCACTGCATTCAGCTATCCCATAAAAGGGGTGAAGAGCCTGAAACCATCCAGCAACAGCGCCTTTTCCAGGACGGCCACTTTCTCAATCTCCAGCCAGCTGAACAAGAGCACAGCTCAGCCGCCAGCAgcagcgccaccaccaccaccaccctcaggAAACACGATGGAGGCCAAACCAGCAGCGACCTGCAGTGGGCAGGAGGGCTTCGGGCAGTTCCTGCTGAAGCCCGTCAGCAGACGGCCATGGGACGCCATTGAGGAGCTAGAGACTATCAACAAAGAGCTCCAGGATCAACAGCAACAACCACAGCAGCAGAGCAGCAAGAGGCCCAGTGTTGACCAGTGCATCGAGGACCTCAACGAGGCATACAAAGACATCTTAGAGCTAGGCACTGCCAGCAATAACGTTCCCAACAATGGCGGCGCTGTGCAGATCCCTGAGCGGATCAAGATAAGGCTAGCGGGGGAGGCGGGGCTAAGCAAACCCAGCAGCCTTAGGCGCAGTATCGAGAGCTGGACTGTGTCCGTCGATCCAGAGTACAGGGAGGTCAAGAGCGCCTTCTCAAGACCCGCTGAAAGAAAGTCAGTGACATTCAGCAAGCAGCTAAGAGAGGAGCTCCCTGTCCCGCCACGCGATCCTACAGGATTCAGAGAATACAGGGTTGTTTCGAATTTGTCACAGAGGAGAAGTAGCTGCAGTGGCAGGTCAGTGAAGCTCGACCTCTCTTCACCTTCAGAGACACCACCGCCTTGTGACTTTACCGGCCCTAGTGACTTTATTGACTCTCCTAGTGATCCCAGCGAGATCAGAGACTTAAGCCCAACGACGCCAACAACGCACACGGCAGCAGAAGTCCCCTGGGCAGATAGGCAGCCGATGCAGGACGCCTCCACACTTACGAGTCCCCCTGATTATGAGGACATATGTCAGTCTTTACAAAAGACCCGAGACCCAGAAGTTAACAAAACTTTGACGGCCAAATCTAAACTTGGTGGTGGTAGAGGGAATGCAGTGCCTCCAGGGGGCGCCAGTCTAGACTCTGAAGAGGAATGCCCCATTTGtaaaaaagagagtgagagccAGATGTCCAGACCAAGCCCAATGTCTCCGCTCCATGAGGAGTCAAGCCCAGACTTGTCTGATCAAAGTAGCGCCACGATCGTCGGTGACAGTAGTCCACAAGGAGCTGAAACATATGAAGAACCAGCTGAGGACGAAGTAGACACAAAGTTATCCCCCGTCTCTTGCTCGAATCGTTCAGAGGCTCAGACTCTGTGTCAAGATTGGAGGGAGCAGCTGTCACTCACAGATGATAAGAATGTGGGTGGGTGCGCTGCTGCTGAGAAGACCAATCAAAACCAAGCAACCAAGGATCTCAACAATCTATACGAAGTGAAATGTGCCGAGGGAATCCCAGAGAACGAATCCATAGAGGAGAGGGCAGCCAGGATATTAGGGATTGATGTGCCTGCAGAGTCCCTAGTTACAGGGGAGCGGAGGGCTAGAGAGCCAGAAACAGATGAGATTGAATTAAGAGAGAGTGAACCCACTGCTGGAGAAGATCCAGAAAGAAGCAATGCAAACGAACAGACATTACAAACACATGTGAGAGATACAGA TGGACAGGAGTTACAAGGAAATGAGCCGCCACAGGATACGCCAGAGCGCATCAGGAGTGCCAAATGGACCCAACTGGGTCGAGAAACTCCAGGTATGCTGGAGTTTCcgccagacagactaccacttTCGGTCCCCATGAACCCCGACCAGAAGCTGTCTCacagtctggagggagagaggaggggcagaggtGCCTCACAGCACATAGAGGCCCTGCAGGACAAGCTAGCTGCCTCGCCCAGCCACCAGGTGGCGATAGAGCGCCTGGCTCGGATGAAGGTGGTGGACTCAGTGTCCCGCATGAGACTCAGCATCAGGAGCACAGACTCTGGGGAGGTGGACggggaggcggagggggaggCCAGCCGTGGCGTTGAACAAGTGGAAGAGAACGCtgtcctccctgctccctcccagagTGACACAGTGGACGATAGAGAGGTCAAGCTAGAGGACGATCGAGAGGCCTCTGAAGATACAGTGTTGCAAGATGAGGAGGTGTCATCTGTCTCGG AGGCCTGA